A stretch of the Candidatus Zixiibacteriota bacterium genome encodes the following:
- a CDS encoding DUF4097 family beta strand repeat protein: MKSIHREFFKTGLITSILIIFMVFPVFGGMVKNWNESFEVEPNGNLIVEADIGSIRISTGGNNRILADIEAEVDTRNEDKAQAILDRFQVKFEQRDNSVIITLEYDRDGWSFLRHGDNFRSIDINVSVPVEYDVELSTAGGGISVEDLKGDIDAETSGGSLHFYRTDGPINGHTSGGGISLNQCQGKIDIETSGGGIEINQVDGVVEAHTSGGGIDIDDFKGSIDASTSGGGISASFIGQPEDDCQLTTSGGGIEIYLDKNANINIDAETSIGRVETDFPITLRGRIDKSSIRGEINDGGPEIYLRTSAGNIYIYEN, encoded by the coding sequence ATGAAATCAATTCACCGTGAATTTTTCAAAACAGGCTTGATAACATCAATCCTGATAATTTTTATGGTCTTTCCGGTTTTCGGCGGCATGGTTAAGAACTGGAATGAATCCTTCGAGGTAGAACCGAATGGGAATCTTATCGTTGAAGCCGATATCGGGTCGATCAGGATATCAACCGGCGGTAACAATAGAATTTTGGCCGATATTGAAGCCGAGGTTGATACACGAAACGAGGATAAGGCCCAAGCTATTTTAGATCGTTTTCAGGTCAAATTTGAACAACGGGATAATTCAGTTATAATTACCCTTGAATACGACAGGGATGGTTGGTCATTTTTGAGGCACGGAGATAATTTCCGGTCAATTGATATAAACGTATCCGTCCCAGTTGAATATGATGTCGAATTAAGTACCGCCGGAGGTGGCATTTCAGTTGAAGACCTGAAAGGTGATATTGATGCCGAAACTTCCGGAGGAAGTCTCCATTTTTATCGTACCGATGGACCTATCAACGGACATACTTCCGGAGGAGGTATCAGTTTGAACCAGTGCCAGGGCAAAATTGACATTGAAACCTCGGGTGGCGGGATTGAAATTAATCAAGTCGATGGGGTTGTTGAGGCTCATACCTCCGGCGGAGGTATTGATATTGATGATTTCAAGGGCTCAATTGATGCCTCCACTTCGGGCGGAGGCATCTCCGCCTCATTTATTGGCCAGCCGGAAGACGATTGCCAATTAACCACTTCGGGCGGAGGCATCGAAATATATCTGGATAAAAACGCCAATATCAATATTGATGCCGAGACATCGATCGGACGGGTCGAAACCGATTTCCCTATTACGCTTCGTGGTCGAATCGACAAATCATCCATCCGGGGCGAAATAAACGATGGCGGCCCGGAAATATATTTGCGGACTTCAGC